Proteins co-encoded in one Astyanax mexicanus isolate ESR-SI-001 chromosome 1, AstMex3_surface, whole genome shotgun sequence genomic window:
- the LOC125780519 gene encoding zinc finger protein OZF-like yields MDIHSTRTFHKEVKLEEGTNMPTPPKQMQKSTGKKKTHHCSDCGKSFSYQSTLQRHRRIHTGKKLYHCSDCGMSFNQQNALQQHQRIHTGEKPYHCSDCGKSFSQQSTLQRHQRIHTGEKPYHCSHCGKNFNCKSTLQRHRRIHTGKKLYHCSDCGTSFNQQNALQQHQRIHTGEKPYHCSDYGKSFNQLSHLQQHQRIHTGEKPYHCSDCGRSFNCQSNFQNHPHIHTGEKPYHCSDCGRSFNCQSNFQKHQRIHTGEKPYHCSDCGKSFSHQITLQKHQHIHTGEKPYHCSDCGKSFNQLSHLQQHQRIHTGEKPYHCSDCGKSFNQQSHLQQHQRIHTGEKPYHCSDCGKSFSRQSTLQKHQHIHTGEKPYHCSDCGSSFNCQSNFQKHQRIHTGEKPYHCSDCGKSFSHQITLQKHQRIHTGEKPYHCSDCGKRFSHQSTLQQHQRIHTGEKPYHCSDCGKSFNQLSHLQQHQRIHTGEKPYHCSVCGNSFSRQSILQRHQRIHTGEKPYHCSDCGRSFNCQSTLQQHQRIHTGEKPYYCSECEKCFRYSSSLKRHKCIKISYRTGP; encoded by the coding sequence ATGGACATACACTCAACCAGAACATTTCACAAAGAGGTTAAACTAGAAGAAGGAACAAACATGCCTACCCCtcccaaacaaatgcagaaaagtacaggcaagaaaaaaactcaccactgctcagactgtgggaagagttttagttatcagagtactctccaacgacaccggcgcattcacactggaaagaaactgtatcactgctcagactgtgggatgagttttaatcaacaaaatgctctccaacaacaccagcgcattcacactggagagaaaccgtatcactgctcagactgtgggaagagttttagtcaacagagtactcttcaacgacaccagcgcattcacactggagagaaaccgtatcactgctcacacTGTGGAAAGAATTTTAACTGTAAGAGTACTCTCCAACgacaccggcgcattcacactggaaagaaactgtatcactgctcagactgtgggacgaGTTTCAATCAACAAAAtgctctccaacaacaccagcgcattcacactggagagaaaccgtatcactgctcagactatgggaagagttttaatcaactgagtcatctccaacaacaccagcgcattcacactggagagaaaccgtatcactgctcagactgtggaaggaGTTTTAACTGTCAGAGTAATTTCCAAAATCACCcgcacattcacactggagagaaaccgtatcactgctccgacTGTGGAAGGAGTTTTAACTGTCAGAGTAAtttccaaaaacaccagcgcattcacactggagagaaaccgtatcactgctcagactgtgggaagagttttagtcatcagattactctccaaaaacaccagcacattcacactggagagaaaccgtatcactgctcagactgtgggaagagttttaatcaactgagtcatctccaacaacaccagcgcattcacactggagagaaaccgtatcactgctcagactgtgggaagagttttaatcaacagagtcatctccaacaacaccagcgcattcacactggagagaaaccgtatcactgctcagactgtgggaagagttttagccgtcagagtactctccaaaaacaccagcacattcacactggagagaaaccgtatcactgctccgacTGTGGAAGTAGTTTTAACTGTCAGAGTAAtttccaaaaacaccagcgcattcacactggagagaaaccgtatcactgctcagactgtgggaagagttttagtcatcagattactctccaaaaacaccagcgcattcacactggagagaaaccgtatcactgctcagactgtgggaagcgTTTTAGTCATCAGAGtactctccaacaacaccagcgcattcacactggagagaaaccgtatcactgctcagactgtgggaagagttttaatcaactgagtcatctccaacaacaccagcgcattcacactggagagaaaccgtatcactgctcagtctgtgggaacagttttagtCGTCAGAGTATCCttcaacgacaccagcgcattcacactggagagaaaccgtatcactgctcagactgtgggaggagttttaactgtcagagtactctccaacaacaccagcgcattcacactggagagaaaccgtattattgctCTGAATGTGAGAAGTGCTTCCGGTATTCAAGTAGTTTGAAGAGACACAAATGCATTAAGATTAGTTATAGAACTGGTCCTTAA